AGAGCGATCTCGCCGCGGTTCGCTATCAAGACTCTCTTGAACATTCGGTACTCGCTGAGGAATCACACTGTGGGCACGACCGCCGTCGGGCGAGCGATGGGGCTCTATCTCACGGGAAGCTTCGCGGCGGACTCGCGTCCTAGGCGGGTCGGATCGCGAAGATGCGCTGCCCGAACTCGACGGCCTGGCCGTTCTTGACCAGAATCTGCTCGATCACGCCACCCTTCTCGGCCTTGATCTCGTTGAAGACCTTCATGGCCTCGATGAGGCAGACGACGGTGTCGGGCGTCACGCTCTGGCCGACCTTGACGAACGGGGCGGCGTCGGGGTTGGGGGCCAGGTAGCAGGTGCCGACCATGGGGCTCTCGATCGCGGGTCCGCTGGCCGCGGGCGGGGCGGCGGGGGCTG
This genomic window from Planctomycetota bacterium contains:
- a CDS encoding biotin/lipoyl-containing protein, whose protein sequence is APAAPPAASGPAIESPMVGTCYLAPNPDAAPFVKVGQSVTPDTVVCLIEAMKVFNEIKAEKGGVIEQILVKNGQAVEFGQRIFAIRPA